A single region of the Dehalococcoides mccartyi genome encodes:
- a CDS encoding PadR family transcriptional regulator, translating into MVDREFFLGFIRIHVLYHAQTEPIFGAEIARELGRHGYTITAGTLYPLLHRLQEEGYLESFPKVEQGKQRRYYRTTPKGSEMLNECRKQIRELVDEVLA; encoded by the coding sequence ATGGTTGACCGCGAATTTTTCCTGGGATTTATACGCATACACGTATTATATCACGCCCAAACTGAGCCAATATTCGGGGCAGAAATAGCCCGCGAACTAGGCCGGCATGGTTATACAATTACTGCCGGCACCCTCTATCCGCTGCTGCATAGACTGCAGGAAGAAGGCTATCTGGAAAGTTTCCCAAAAGTAGAACAGGGCAAACAGCGGCGGTATTACCGAACCACCCCCAAAGGCTCTGAAATGCTTAATGAGTGCCGCAAACAGATAAGAGAACTGGTAGACGAGGTACTGGCATAA
- a CDS encoding helix-turn-helix domain-containing protein codes for MVENFGEYLRTLRVEKRLSLREVEQQSGVSNSYLGLIERGQRPIPGADILKKLAPVYDVPVRDLLKAAGYLKDEDVSISENDEIEMAFNYVMNDPRYKSGTRIKGGLTTDVKRFIVEMYEKATGKKLLPGG; via the coding sequence ATGGTGGAGAACTTCGGTGAATATCTCCGTACCCTGAGGGTTGAGAAGAGGCTATCACTGCGGGAAGTTGAGCAGCAGTCCGGCGTCTCGAACTCATACTTAGGACTCATCGAGCGTGGCCAACGACCTATACCGGGCGCAGATATCCTGAAGAAGCTCGCTCCCGTCTATGACGTACCGGTGAGGGATCTACTCAAGGCTGCCGGGTACCTGAAAGATGAAGACGTCTCTATAAGCGAGAATGATGAAATTGAGATGGCTTTCAACTACGTAATGAATGATCCCAGGTATAAATCCGGTACCCGCATCAAGGGTGGGCTTACTACCGATGTCAAGCGTTTTATCGTGGAGATGTACGAGAAGGCAACCGGTAAGAAGCTTTTGCCTGGAGGATAA
- a CDS encoding helix-turn-helix transcriptional regulator has translation MVKVKLNRIAFEVAMSRKNLSQRDLAEKIGFSRSHLSHIINGRREPSPVLRRLILEHLPEYTFDDLFSIEENGSNARTED, from the coding sequence ATGGTTAAGGTAAAGTTGAACCGAATTGCTTTTGAGGTTGCCATGTCGAGGAAAAACCTCTCCCAGCGTGATCTCGCAGAGAAGATAGGATTTTCCCGCAGTCACTTGTCTCACATAATCAACGGGAGACGAGAGCCCTCGCCGGTTTTAAGACGCCTTATCCTGGAGCATTTACCCGAATACACGTTCGATGATCTTTTCAGCATCGAGGAGAACGGTAGTAATGCCCGAACCGAAGATTAA